A single window of Ananas comosus cultivar F153 linkage group 24, ASM154086v1, whole genome shotgun sequence DNA harbors:
- the LOC109728818 gene encoding peptidyl-prolyl cis-trans isomerase CYP18-1 isoform X1 yields the protein MSVTLHTNLGDIKCEIFCDEVAKTAENFLALCASGYYDGTIFHRNIKGFMIQGGDPTGTGKGGTSIWGKKFNDEIRESLKHNARGVLSMANSGPNTNGSQFFITYGKQPHLNGLYTVFGRVIHGFEVLDLMEKTQTGTGDRPLAEIRINRVTIHANPLAG from the exons ATG TCGGTCACTCTTCACACGAATTTGGGCGACATCAAGTGCGAGATCTTCTGCGACGAGGTCGCCAAAACTGCCGAG AATTTCTTGGCGTTGTGCGCTAGTGGTTACTATGATGGGACTATATTTCACCGGAATATCAAGGGTTTCATGATCCAGGGTGGAGATCCTACAGGAACGGGCAAGGGAGGAACAAGCATATGGGGAAAGAAATTCAATGATGAGATCCGGGAGTCGCTTAAG CACAATGCTAGGGGTGTGCTTTCAATGGCAAATAGTGGCCCCAACACAAATGGAAGCCAGTTCTTTATTACTTATGGGAAGCAACCACATCTAAATGGCCTGTATACAGTATTTGGAAGAGTTATCCATGGTTTTGAAGTTCTTGACCTTATGGAGAAG ACTCAGACGGGGACTGGGGATAGGCCGCTTGCTGAGATCAGGATCAATCGAGTGACCATTCATGCGAATCCTCTAGCTGGATAA
- the LOC109728818 gene encoding peptidyl-prolyl cis-trans isomerase CYP18-1 isoform X2, with translation MLWSLLGNFLALCASGYYDGTIFHRNIKGFMIQGGDPTGTGKGGTSIWGKKFNDEIRESLKHNARGVLSMANSGPNTNGSQFFITYGKQPHLNGLYTVFGRVIHGFEVLDLMEKTQTGTGDRPLAEIRINRVTIHANPLAG, from the exons ATGCTCTGGAGTCTACTGGGT AATTTCTTGGCGTTGTGCGCTAGTGGTTACTATGATGGGACTATATTTCACCGGAATATCAAGGGTTTCATGATCCAGGGTGGAGATCCTACAGGAACGGGCAAGGGAGGAACAAGCATATGGGGAAAGAAATTCAATGATGAGATCCGGGAGTCGCTTAAG CACAATGCTAGGGGTGTGCTTTCAATGGCAAATAGTGGCCCCAACACAAATGGAAGCCAGTTCTTTATTACTTATGGGAAGCAACCACATCTAAATGGCCTGTATACAGTATTTGGAAGAGTTATCCATGGTTTTGAAGTTCTTGACCTTATGGAGAAG ACTCAGACGGGGACTGGGGATAGGCCGCTTGCTGAGATCAGGATCAATCGAGTGACCATTCATGCGAATCCTCTAGCTGGATAA